A genomic stretch from uncultured Cohaesibacter sp. includes:
- a CDS encoding ATP-binding protein, whose product MSKAQPHPILVSENLHIIDLTGHYSFLRDPEHLYGIEDVSLGSMREQFVPIEKNLALRYTPDAVWLKLVFDRAGSWPTTVALNLLPAYLREIKIFVPLVDNPISADDFRVILRGSAHPHANPGMLQVSQVAQFSFPSDSERAIVYIRAETDGTLGLRGWLASQSGLVDLIISRTASIVGLMTLSLSSTLLSLVFWIYSRRRYFLYISFMFLADCTYVGASSGIMLYGIMGISARVNQIFTSETVLFLILANMLFVREHLRGFELVPYQKRMIRWMMIFTLFAIFMGLFGIYRPFISVLLILCVAFLGLFVLNNIFSESLRNKPGAKAAFLAGVIKLVSGALTISWGVGGIETYGFWEYSYWVAVAFFTPLMAFSLTQKVRSIDRRRQETSTIRIARKAERAARALVVKRTAELEAAKEMAEHALAAEREGQQEQLRFIDIVRHQYQTPLAVIRTSAAALRHTLHAHDEDNLSRVSRIDIAVKDLIQLLDTSLQRSRFEGTQTRPKFESVSVVEMIGDIVERNRSFYSVRELDLEWDDDLTDKTARLDSSMIGMALQNLIDNAMKFSPPETPVTISCGQKNASLVISVRDQGMGIPKDEREGIGKRYYRASNAGAVAGTGLGLHIVNSVACAHGGVFTIENASDRGVIAMLSIPALVEEKL is encoded by the coding sequence ATGTCCAAGGCACAGCCTCACCCGATCCTGGTGTCGGAGAATCTCCATATCATAGATTTGACAGGACACTATTCCTTCCTGCGTGATCCAGAACACCTCTACGGTATAGAGGATGTTTCCTTAGGATCAATGCGAGAGCAATTTGTGCCGATTGAGAAGAATCTGGCTCTAAGATATACCCCCGATGCGGTTTGGCTCAAGTTGGTTTTTGATCGCGCAGGCTCGTGGCCAACCACTGTCGCGCTCAACCTCTTGCCGGCCTATTTGCGTGAAATAAAAATCTTTGTTCCTCTGGTGGACAACCCGATCAGCGCCGATGATTTCAGGGTCATTCTGCGCGGTAGTGCCCACCCTCATGCCAATCCGGGCATGTTGCAGGTTTCGCAAGTCGCACAATTCAGCTTTCCCTCCGATAGCGAAAGAGCAATCGTCTATATCCGTGCAGAAACGGATGGCACCCTAGGTTTGCGTGGCTGGCTTGCTTCCCAGTCAGGCCTAGTCGATCTCATCATCTCCAGAACCGCAAGTATAGTCGGACTCATGACCCTATCCTTGAGTTCTACTTTGCTTAGTTTAGTGTTTTGGATTTATTCGCGCAGGCGCTACTTCCTTTATATTTCCTTTATGTTCTTGGCAGATTGCACCTACGTGGGGGCATCAAGCGGTATTATGCTCTATGGCATCATGGGAATTTCCGCCAGAGTGAACCAAATCTTCACATCGGAAACGGTTCTGTTTCTCATTCTGGCCAACATGTTGTTTGTCCGCGAGCATCTCAGAGGCTTTGAGCTGGTTCCTTATCAGAAGCGAATGATCCGATGGATGATGATCTTTACGCTCTTTGCCATTTTCATGGGACTATTCGGGATCTATCGGCCGTTTATCTCGGTGCTGCTGATCTTGTGCGTCGCTTTTCTCGGCCTGTTTGTGCTCAATAATATTTTTAGTGAATCCTTGCGAAACAAGCCCGGCGCAAAGGCAGCTTTTCTTGCCGGCGTCATCAAGCTGGTATCGGGAGCACTCACGATCTCGTGGGGAGTTGGCGGAATCGAGACGTACGGTTTCTGGGAATATTCCTACTGGGTGGCAGTTGCCTTCTTCACCCCGCTTATGGCATTTTCCCTCACACAAAAGGTACGTTCAATTGATCGCCGGCGACAGGAAACCTCGACTATTCGAATAGCTCGCAAGGCAGAGAGGGCTGCCAGAGCGCTTGTTGTCAAACGCACAGCCGAGTTAGAGGCAGCCAAGGAAATGGCAGAACACGCGCTGGCTGCCGAAAGAGAAGGTCAGCAGGAGCAATTGCGCTTTATCGATATCGTTCGCCATCAATATCAAACACCATTGGCTGTTATCCGTACCAGTGCTGCAGCCTTGCGACACACCTTACACGCGCATGATGAAGACAACCTCAGTCGTGTCAGCCGCATCGACATCGCGGTGAAAGACCTGATCCAACTGCTTGATACCTCGCTACAACGAAGTCGTTTTGAGGGCACACAAACGAGGCCGAAATTTGAGTCTGTTTCAGTCGTGGAAATGATCGGAGATATTGTCGAACGCAATCGCTCTTTCTATTCTGTCCGTGAGCTGGATCTTGAATGGGACGACGACCTGACCGACAAGACCGCCCGTCTGGATAGTTCCATGATTGGCATGGCCCTACAGAATCTCATTGATAATGCGATGAAGTTCTCTCCGCCTGAAACCCCTGTCACGATTAGCTGTGGCCAGAAGAACGCTTCGCTTGTCATCTCGGTTCGCGATCAGGGCATGGGAATTCCGAAGGATGAAAGAGAAGGTATTGGCAAACGGTATTATCGAGCCTCCAATGCAGGGGCTGTCGCAGGCACTGGACTTGGTCTGCATATCGTAAACTCGGTAGCCTGCGCACACGGTGGGGTGTTCACTATAGAAAATGCCTCCGATCGGGGCGTGATTGCAATGCTCTCCATACCAGCCCTTGTGGAAGAGAAATTGTAA
- a CDS encoding response regulator transcription factor gives MAKVVVVEDNVAVRTSLSDFLTLKGHSVSEVGDAVELYQQLAIQKYDVAVVDVNLPHHNGFSITEYLSEKDLCAVIIMTARDAVEDRVRGYSCGADIYMVKPVEPEELAAAITSLTQKHKTRHHYAEKVADDNWKLESESRLLRAPSGRVVSLTTREVAILEKLAGEAGSVVSREELLLFLGEPDSTVGRGKLDTIISRLRSKVRNKCGVELPLLTAHNSGLSLPSSLGRS, from the coding sequence TTGGCAAAGGTTGTCGTTGTTGAGGATAATGTCGCAGTTCGAACCAGCTTGTCGGATTTTCTCACACTAAAGGGGCATTCCGTTAGCGAAGTCGGAGACGCTGTCGAATTGTATCAGCAACTGGCAATCCAGAAATACGATGTTGCAGTTGTTGACGTCAACCTTCCCCACCATAATGGCTTTTCTATCACTGAATATCTGTCTGAGAAAGATCTTTGCGCCGTCATCATTATGACTGCACGCGACGCAGTAGAAGACCGGGTGCGCGGTTACTCGTGTGGTGCTGATATCTATATGGTTAAGCCGGTTGAACCTGAAGAATTGGCTGCGGCAATCACTTCTCTGACGCAGAAGCATAAGACAAGGCACCACTACGCCGAAAAAGTGGCAGATGATAACTGGAAACTTGAATCAGAAAGCCGTCTCCTTCGAGCCCCTAGTGGGCGCGTTGTTTCTCTGACAACAAGAGAAGTGGCCATTCTCGAAAAACTGGCGGGCGAGGCTGGCAGTGTTGTAAGTCGTGAAGAGTTGCTTCTATTTTTAGGCGAGCCAGACAGCACGGTTGGGCGTGGAAAGCTGGACACAATTATTAGTCGGCTTCGCAGTAAGGTCCGGAACAAGTGTGGTGTGGAATTACCCCTTCTTACGGCGCATAACAGCGGGCTCAGTTTACCTTCTTCGCTTGGACGGTCATAA